Proteins found in one Allorhizobium pseudoryzae genomic segment:
- a CDS encoding alpha/beta hydrolase: MPEVIFNGPAGRLEGRYQPSKEKNAPIALILHPHPQFGGTMNNQIVYQLFYMFQKRGFTTLRFNFRGIGRSQGEFDHGAGELSDAASALDWVQSLHPDSKSCWVAGYSFGAWIGMQLLMRRPEIEGFLSIAPQPNIYDFSFLAPCPSSGLIINGDSDKVAPEKDVNTLVEKLKTQKGILITHRTIEGANHFFNGQVEHLMGECEDYLDRRLNGELVPEPAAKRIR, from the coding sequence ATGCCCGAAGTCATTTTCAACGGCCCTGCCGGCCGTCTCGAAGGCCGCTACCAGCCGTCGAAGGAAAAAAACGCGCCGATCGCCCTCATCCTGCACCCGCACCCGCAGTTCGGCGGCACGATGAACAACCAGATCGTTTACCAGCTGTTCTACATGTTCCAGAAGCGCGGTTTTACGACGCTGCGGTTCAATTTCCGCGGCATCGGTCGCAGCCAGGGCGAGTTCGACCATGGCGCCGGCGAACTGTCGGACGCAGCGTCCGCGCTGGACTGGGTGCAGAGCCTGCATCCCGATTCGAAGAGCTGTTGGGTCGCCGGTTATTCCTTCGGCGCCTGGATCGGCATGCAGCTCCTGATGCGCCGCCCGGAAATCGAAGGCTTCCTGTCGATTGCGCCGCAGCCGAACATCTATGACTTCTCGTTCCTTGCCCCCTGCCCGTCCTCCGGCCTGATCATCAATGGCGATTCGGACAAGGTCGCACCGGAGAAGGACGTCAACACGCTGGTCGAAAAGCTGAAGACCCAGAAGGGTATCCTCATCACCCACCGCACGATCGAAGGAGCCAACCACTTCTTCAACGGTCAGGTGGAGCATCTGATGGGTGAATGCGAAGATTATCTCGACCGTCGCCTGAACGGCGAACTGGTGCCGGAACCGGCCGCCAAGCGCATCCGCTGA
- a CDS encoding cysteine desulfurase family protein, translating to MARRRAYLDWNATAPLGDAARRAMLKAYDLPGNASSVHGEGRAARAGIDRARRQVASLVGADPQHVTFTSGATEAANFVLTPDYRMGRAPLIIGRLYVSAIEHPAIREGGRFAKADVTDVPVTRQGLLDLGALAALLDAHDGATGLPMVALMLVNNETGVIQPVAEAAKIVHAKGGLLVVDAVQAVGRIAVDMAELDADFLILSSHKIGGPKGVGALVSRGEVMMPRPLIHGGGQEKGHRSGTENFPGIVGFGAAAEVAAADRAVSALRLEALRARLESGMRAVATDVVIHGSDVARVANTTFFTLPGLKSETGQIAFDLEGIALSAGSACSSGKLGQSHVLAAMGCDPDMGALRISLGPGTVDDDIDAALAAFTKIAARRGAAGRAA from the coding sequence ATGGCAAGAAGACGGGCATATCTGGACTGGAACGCGACCGCGCCGCTTGGCGATGCGGCAAGGCGTGCCATGCTGAAGGCTTACGATCTGCCGGGCAACGCCTCGTCCGTGCATGGTGAGGGACGGGCCGCGCGCGCCGGCATCGACCGCGCCAGGCGTCAGGTCGCCTCCCTCGTCGGCGCCGATCCGCAGCATGTGACCTTTACCAGCGGTGCCACCGAAGCGGCCAACTTCGTGCTCACCCCGGATTACCGCATGGGCCGCGCGCCGCTTATCATCGGGCGGCTCTATGTCTCGGCGATCGAACACCCGGCGATCCGCGAGGGCGGGCGATTCGCCAAGGCCGACGTGACGGACGTGCCGGTGACGCGCCAAGGCCTGCTTGATCTTGGCGCACTGGCCGCGCTTCTGGATGCGCACGACGGCGCAACCGGACTGCCGATGGTGGCGCTGATGCTCGTCAACAACGAGACCGGCGTTATTCAGCCGGTCGCGGAGGCGGCGAAGATCGTGCATGCCAAGGGCGGGTTGCTGGTGGTTGACGCGGTTCAGGCGGTCGGTCGCATTGCCGTTGACATGGCTGAACTGGATGCGGATTTCCTGATCCTCTCCTCCCACAAGATCGGCGGGCCGAAAGGCGTCGGCGCGCTCGTTTCCCGCGGTGAGGTGATGATGCCGCGCCCGCTGATCCACGGCGGTGGCCAGGAGAAGGGGCATCGCTCCGGCACCGAGAATTTTCCCGGCATCGTCGGCTTCGGAGCTGCCGCGGAGGTTGCCGCGGCCGACCGCGCGGTTTCTGCCCTTCGCCTCGAAGCACTGCGTGCCCGTCTGGAGAGCGGCATGCGGGCGGTGGCGACGGACGTTGTCATCCACGGATCGGATGTGGCGCGTGTGGCCAACACCACCTTCTTCACGTTGCCGGGGCTGAAATCGGAAACGGGACAGATCGCGTTCGATCTCGAGGGTATCGCGCTGTCTGCCGGTTCGGCCTGCTCTTCCGGCAAGCTGGGGCAAAGCCATGTGCTGGCGGCCATGGGCTGCGATCCGGACATGGGGGCGCTGCGTATCTCGCTCGGACCGGGAACGGTGGACGACGATATCGATGCGGCACTGGCCGCGTTTACGAAAATCGCCGCGCGGCGTGGTGCCGCCGGCCGGGCGGCTTGA